Proteins encoded by one window of Rutidosis leptorrhynchoides isolate AG116_Rl617_1_P2 chromosome 7, CSIRO_AGI_Rlap_v1, whole genome shotgun sequence:
- the LOC139860424 gene encoding uncharacterized protein — protein MSDDGGETLISKLDFADPLYLHPSDISSTPLINIKLIGTENYRVWSCAMILALETKNKKGFIDKTVEKDTDDDVLSKQWDRCNSVVLSWILNSISEELYLGQIFSKVASEVWDELKETYNKVDGSIVFTYTIK, from the coding sequence ATGAGTGATGATGGTGGAGAAACCTTGATCAGCAAACTTGATTTTGCTGATCCATTGTATCTTCACCCTAGTGACATTAGTAGCACACCTCTGATCAATATAAAATTAATTGGAACTGAAAATTATAGAGTCTGGTCTTGTGCCATGATTTTAGCtcttgaaacaaaaaataaaaaaggtTTTATTGATAAAACTGTTGAAAAAGATACAGATGATGATGTTTTAAGTAAACAATGGGATAGGTGCAATTCAGTTGTTCTATCTTGGATTTTAAATTCAATTTCAGAAGAACTTTATCTTGGTCAAATTTTCTCTAAGGTTGCATCAGAGGTGTGGGATGAGTTAAAGGAGACTTATAACAAAGTAGATGGATCTATTGTGTTTACTTACACCATAAAATAA